The Anabaena sp. WA102 genome contains a region encoding:
- a CDS encoding endonuclease/exonuclease/phosphatase family protein → MQITVMTFNLRYDKPDPGVRQWKKRVGAIASLIQHYKPDLLGTQEGKSHQLADLQALLPEYNIIGGDRTGTGTGEHCAIFYNPQCLKLQETQDFYLSDTPEIPGSITWGTRLPRMATWANFEVANPGLSLTILNTHLDHENAKSRELSAALISQRLAEFPLKNYLLLTGDFNANPGTLERQIFLSPLANGKQLQDPLETLPLEQQKTFHNFTGQAWDAIDTIYCDRCADQRYRSFSVEQVIIDRQQWEGVWPSDHFPVIVKLTIVS, encoded by the coding sequence ATGCAAATTACTGTAATGACTTTTAACCTCCGCTATGATAAACCAGATCCTGGGGTGCGTCAGTGGAAAAAGCGTGTAGGGGCGATCGCTTCTTTAATTCAACATTACAAACCGGATTTGCTGGGTACACAGGAGGGTAAATCTCATCAACTGGCGGATTTACAGGCGCTCTTACCTGAATATAACATAATTGGGGGCGATCGCACTGGGACAGGAACGGGTGAACATTGTGCAATTTTCTACAACCCACAATGTCTGAAACTTCAGGAAACACAGGATTTTTATCTCAGTGATACTCCAGAAATTCCTGGTAGCATTACTTGGGGAACTCGTTTACCACGTATGGCTACTTGGGCTAATTTTGAAGTTGCTAATCCTGGTCTATCTTTAACTATATTAAATACCCATCTAGATCACGAAAATGCCAAATCTAGGGAGTTAAGTGCAGCTTTAATTAGTCAACGGTTGGCGGAATTTCCGTTAAAAAACTACTTACTGCTAACGGGGGATTTTAACGCTAATCCTGGTACTCTAGAACGGCAAATTTTTCTATCCCCTTTAGCTAATGGCAAACAATTACAAGATCCTTTAGAGACTCTGCCTCTAGAACAACAGAAAACTTTTCATAATTTTACGGGTCAAGCCTGGGATGCTATTGATACTATATATTGCGATCGCTGCGCTGACCAAAGGTATCGCTCTTTCTCAGTAGAACAAGTCATTATTGATCGTCAACAGTGGGAAGGGGTGTGGCCTTCTGACCATTTTCCAGTGATTGTAAAATTAACAATAGTTTCATGA
- a CDS encoding four helix bundle protein, whose amino-acid sequence MSDINDFKDLIIWQKGMDIAQRCYFLTKLFPKDELYGMVQQIRRSAVSIRC is encoded by the coding sequence ATGTCAGATATTAATGACTTTAAAGACTTAATAATTTGGCAAAAAGGAATGGATATTGCTCAAAGATGCTATTTCCTCACTAAACTTTTTCCCAAAGATGAGTTATATGGTATGGTTCAACAAATTAGAAGAAGTGCTGTATCTATTCGGTGCTAA
- a CDS encoding four helix bundle protein has protein sequence MAQGSVNELETHLILSHRVGLCSEKDVEMILNLLKEESRMIISLIKKLEN, from the coding sequence ATAGCTCAAGGGTCAGTTAATGAATTAGAAACTCATCTGATTTTATCTCACCGAGTAGGATTATGTTCAGAAAAAGATGTAGAAATGATTCTTAATTTATTAAAAGAAGAAAGCAGAATGATTATTAGTCTTATTAAAAAACTAGAAAATTAA
- a CDS encoding ribbon-helix-helix domain-containing protein, whose protein sequence is MNVSFPIPKELESYLEVQLQSGNYDTVADYFLMLLQQDQRRKDAQAKLASLLQEGLDSEAEPVTPEYWQDLRRSVFGKAQ, encoded by the coding sequence ATGAATGTGAGTTTTCCGATACCAAAAGAACTTGAGTCTTATCTTGAGGTTCAGCTTCAATCTGGCAATTATGATACTGTAGCGGACTATTTTTTGATGTTGTTGCAGCAGGATCAACGGCGTAAGGATGCTCAAGCAAAATTAGCTAGTTTGTTGCAAGAAGGTTTGGACTCAGAAGCAGAACCTGTAACTCCTGAATATTGGCAAGATTTGCGCCGTTCAGTCTTTGGTAAGGCGCAGTAG
- a CDS encoding type II toxin-antitoxin system RelE/ParE family toxin: protein MAFQVIVRNRATQDIRQQANYILVNGNRESGEKFLEFVESAFAQLAITPNMGKVVLSLSDMGTIRQWRIKNFKDYLIFYKVQEEQVEVLRVLHGARDLEDLLPFLDEEV from the coding sequence ATGGCTTTCCAGGTAATTGTTCGCAATCGTGCTACCCAGGATATTAGACAACAAGCAAATTATATTTTGGTCAATGGCAATCGGGAATCAGGGGAGAAGTTTTTGGAGTTTGTTGAGTCTGCTTTTGCTCAATTGGCAATAACCCCCAATATGGGTAAGGTTGTGTTGTCTTTGTCTGATATGGGAACAATTCGTCAGTGGCGGATTAAGAATTTTAAGGACTATTTGATTTTTTATAAAGTCCAAGAGGAACAAGTGGAGGTTCTACGGGTTTTGCATGGAGCGAGAGATTTAGAGGATTTATTGCCATTCTTAGATGAGGAAGTTTAA
- a CDS encoding type II toxin-antitoxin system Phd/YefM family antitoxin, protein MMFSLSDIHPLSEFQRGAKMFLDKLKETKSPIVLTVNGKAAAVVQDAESYQKMIDRLELLESVAKIRQSINEFEQGEGMPLNQAFAEFKEKYGIPD, encoded by the coding sequence ATGATGTTTAGCTTAAGCGATATTCACCCCTTATCAGAGTTTCAGCGAGGAGCAAAGATGTTTCTGGATAAGTTAAAAGAAACTAAATCTCCTATTGTGCTGACTGTGAATGGTAAAGCTGCTGCTGTGGTTCAAGATGCTGAAAGTTATCAAAAAATGATTGATAGACTGGAATTACTGGAATCCGTTGCCAAGATACGTCAAAGTATAAATGAGTTTGAACAAGGTGAGGGTATGCCGTTAAATCAAGCATTTGCAGAATTTAAGGAAAAGTATGGCATACCGGATTGA
- a CDS encoding type II toxin-antitoxin system VapC family toxin, whose protein sequence is MKYVLDTHALIWFLEGNLKLGPNAKVILCDPNSQLVIPATTLAEAVWIVERGRTSIPTPKDVILAVEADPRVVIYPLDQDVIEMTMNLSAINEMHDRQIAATVLVLASKGEVVRLLTCDKNITTSGLVAIVW, encoded by the coding sequence ATGAAATATGTCCTAGATACTCATGCTTTAATCTGGTTTCTTGAAGGTAATTTAAAGTTAGGTCCAAATGCTAAAGTTATCCTTTGTGATCCTAATTCACAGTTAGTTATTCCTGCGACTACCTTAGCTGAGGCTGTTTGGATTGTAGAAAGAGGTAGAACATCTATTCCTACTCCTAAAGATGTAATTTTAGCAGTAGAAGCTGATCCTCGTGTGGTAATTTATCCCCTTGATCAAGATGTTATTGAAATGACTATGAATTTATCTGCTATTAATGAAATGCACGATAGACAAATTGCGGCAACTGTGTTAGTTTTAGCCAGTAAAGGTGAAGTTGTACGGTTATTGACGTGCGATAAAAATATAACTACGTCGGGTTTAGTTGCTATTGTTTGGTAG
- a CDS encoding Uma2 family endonuclease, producing MGLEFITLYLPPSIQITDDQFFEICQINELIKIERNADGSLLLKPLLGGITGNINSGLTAQLANWNDDKSQGVVFGSDVGFILPNGAIRSPNAAWVKLERWNNLTDEEKQKFPPICPDFVIELLFSSDSLKTTQEKMKEYIDNGVRLGILINWKSRQVEIYIPGKEVEVLKSPATVSGEDVLKGFVLNLGMIW from the coding sequence ATTGGTTTAGAATTTATCACTCTCTATCTACCTCCATCAATTCAAATAACTGATGATCAATTCTTTGAAATCTGCCAAATCAATGAATTAATCAAAATTGAACGTAATGCTGATGGTAGTCTTTTATTAAAACCTTTATTGGGTGGGATAACTGGCAATATTAATTCTGGTTTAACTGCTCAATTAGCAAATTGGAACGATGACAAATCACAAGGTGTAGTTTTTGGTTCTGATGTCGGATTTATTTTACCAAATGGTGCTATTCGCTCCCCTAATGCTGCTTGGGTAAAGTTAGAAAGATGGAATAATTTAACTGATGAGGAAAAACAAAAATTTCCTCCCATTTGTCCTGATTTTGTAATTGAGTTACTTTTTTCTAGTGATAGTTTGAAGACTACACAGGAAAAGATGAAGGAATATATAGATAATGGTGTGCGTTTGGGTATATTAATCAATTGGAAATCTCGTCAAGTGGAAATTTATATACCTGGTAAGGAGGTTGAGGTTTTGAAATCTCCTGCTACGGTTTCGGGGGAAGATGTTTTGAAGGGTTTTGTTTTGAACTTGGGGATGATTTGGTAA
- a CDS encoding HigA family addiction module antitoxin, with protein sequence MNNLQDITQDRLVRPIHPGEIIADILDDLDINPSNFAEILGVSNQTIQEIINGEKSITVDIAIRLGKALGNGHRLWLNLQQKVDVWDALQSHKEEYEQVMTLV encoded by the coding sequence ATGAATAATTTGCAAGATATTACTCAAGATAGATTAGTAAGACCAATACATCCTGGTGAAATAATTGCAGATATTTTAGATGATTTAGATATTAATCCTAGCAATTTTGCTGAAATTTTAGGAGTATCTAATCAAACAATTCAGGAAATTATTAATGGTGAAAAATCAATTACTGTAGATATTGCAATTCGTCTTGGTAAAGCTTTGGGAAATGGACATAGACTTTGGTTGAATCTTCAGCAAAAAGTTGATGTCTGGGATGCTTTGCAAAGTCATAAGGAAGAATATGAGCAAGTTATGACATTGGTTTAG
- a CDS encoding type II toxin-antitoxin system RelE/ParE family toxin, which translates to MIQTFKSKALQNLFRENFNKGVPANLEKKIRIRLEVIDSALMVDDIKLPGYDLHELKGDRKGTWSIKVSGNWRITFKFEDGDAYDVNLEDYH; encoded by the coding sequence ATGATTCAAACATTTAAAAGTAAAGCATTACAAAATCTATTCAGAGAAAATTTTAATAAAGGAGTTCCTGCAAATTTAGAAAAGAAAATTAGAATTAGGCTTGAAGTTATAGACTCAGCTTTAATGGTAGACGATATAAAATTACCGGGATATGATTTGCATGAATTAAAAGGAGACAGAAAAGGAACTTGGTCAATTAAGGTATCAGGAAACTGGCGGATAACGTTTAAATTTGAAGATGGGGATGCTTATGATGTCAATTTAGAAGATTACCATTAA
- a CDS encoding type II toxin-antitoxin system VapC family toxin encodes MSEVLVYPLRAGNTILAQQYRDILFNSQGLTTIEVLPDIAENAAKLRADYNLRTPDAIQMATAIYGGASFFLTNDIRLPSLPGLTVLVLNQLIS; translated from the coding sequence ATATCAGAAGTTTTAGTTTATCCTTTACGTGCAGGAAATACGATATTAGCTCAACAATATCGTGATATTCTTTTTAATTCTCAAGGTTTAACAACTATTGAAGTGTTACCAGATATTGCTGAAAATGCGGCTAAATTAAGAGCAGATTACAATTTAAGAACACCGGATGCTATTCAAATGGCTACTGCTATTTATGGTGGTGCGTCTTTTTTCTTGACAAATGATATACGTTTACCTTCTTTACCAGGGTTAACTGTGTTGGTT